In Hippopotamus amphibius kiboko isolate mHipAmp2 chromosome 6, mHipAmp2.hap2, whole genome shotgun sequence, the genomic window ttttaaagataatttttttctaagcattttctttgaaatttcctTTGCAATTACTTCCAGTTTTAAGAGAGaaacaatgtaaaaaaatgtaattcatcGGTTGTCATTTTGCTAGAAACAAACATTtcccaaaacaaataaacatacacgttataatttaatgatttttataggAAAGTTTTTACTGTTTACTATTGGTCATCACTTTTAACACTGAACTAGTTTTTGTCTCTTGATAATGGAGATTActtaactgttttttaaattgtctttcatTATCTACTGTTACATACTAAGTACTAGTGTCTTAAAAACCTGGGAATCAAAACCtaatccaaaaaagaattaaaatctgcccttgggaattccctggtggtccagtggttaggactcgacgctttcactgccagggcctggatttgatccctggtaggggaactaaggtcctgcaagttatgcggtgtggccaaaaataaaataaaataaaataaaaatctgcccttatacaaagtttaaaacttgttttaaaataaattctgtaagTTCAATTACTGTATTTACTACTGAGTCTGCAAACTGACAGCTGCAATTAGGTGCTACCTTATGTTAGAATGATATAacatttatcaaaaatataaattattttgacaTCTCAGTTTAATCTACCAAGttgctatttttagtttgtaaaaaagttctaataattttgttattattaaatcACCACACAATATAGTTTACTTATCTACAATTATTTAAGTTCCATTATCTAAGTAGCAGGCAAATTTTCAAGGAAGCTTAGCTataataaaggaatatataaTATTTCTAATCCCTTtgatgtgatttaaaattttaattctgactttgaaactgagcaggatccTGTGGGGCCCTTCAAGGTACAAATACCCCTCCATGTCTCCTGTTTCCTGTTTgcagaaaaaggctttagtctcctaggccttccctgagtttcaaagaGCAGACTCAAATAGTTACTAATTAGGAAAGtgagagaatgcagaaacaaaagaaaagcagtaaagcaagaaaagtaatgataGCCTAAACAATagtagagtgaaaaaaaaaaaaaaaagagtcctaggccctcctcaagggatatacataacaatctgatgcatatcttccagttgttctgcagaaactaagaccccctTATCCAGATGGAAGAAggtgactacatgctgaccacaagcacagagaccccagattggctggaaccagaaggctgatggtTAAGATTCCTGAAAGGTCAtgctgttacctcaccaccaaccaattaGGAGAAAGTCCATGAGCTGCAACCCTCATCCCAAACGTTGCTTTCAAAAACCCTTCCATGAAAGCCACTGGGGTGTCTGGATCTTCTGAACGTGAACTTCCCTGTCTCCTTGCTTGGGCCCCTGCAAATAAATGCtgtgctttccttcaccacaacctggtgtcagtggATTGGCTTTGCTACAAGGCAGGCAAGCAGACCCAAACTCAGTTCAGAAACCACTTCTCAAAAAATAACTAGAGCTTTACTATttcctggaaggaaaagaaaaaagaaaaaaaaagagaaagagcccTATATGTCAATCTACTTTCTACAGAAAGTATAGGGCAGCACAAGAAGGACAGAAAAGTAGTAGATGATCTGCCAAATTGGATAGaccagtgaatcagttatatctCTATTGTGAACTCAGTTCTACTGGCCATAATCTGTAATTAGACTATACCAGACAATAAGACATCTCTACAGTTAGTTTCTGTAATAcagtgatttataataaaaaatacacatttggcCTTTGGTTCCTGGCCCATAGTTCTAAATGCTTCAAATTTCCTGAGCAGAGAGCAATGTAAGCACCTTTTGTTAATATTTGGTCTTTTGACCTCAGTTCCTTAAATCACTTCAGAACTATCAAGGTGAAATGGGTGTCTTGTTATTCACAACAAGCCCACTTCCACCACAGCTGGGTTTATGCTAATGATGTGACTTTTGTAGAGCACCTAAGGATGCTGCTGGTTGCCAGCGAAACCAATTCAAATAGAGGATTGGAACTTTTAGTCCCACTCAGTGatgaggggagaaggaagaggagagaggacagagactggaggttgaatcaatcatcTATGGTCAATAATTTAATCAACTGTGCCAGTTTGATTAaacctccataaaaccccaaaaggatgGGATTCAGAGAACTCTTGGGCTGGTAACCATGTAGAGTGGGGAGAGTGGCACACTTGGGGAGGGCATGGAATCTGTGAGCCCTTTCCCCGTATCTTGCCTTACGCATCTCTTCtgtttggctgttcctgagtaatatccttttataataagccAGTAACCTAGTAAGTACAGTGTTTCTTTGAGTtttgtgagccactctagcacaTTAACCAAACCTAAGGAGGACCTATGTTGAGAAGCATAGGACTTACAACTTGCTTCTGAAGTGAGTGGGGGAGTCTTGTAGGACTGACCCCTTAACCTataacccaaggagggggtcgagggaacctctgatttgtagcTGTTCAACAGAAGCACAGGTTACAGCCTGAGCTCACAATTTTCTTCTGAAGTAAAGGCCAGTCTTGTGGGAATaagtccttaacctgtggaattTGATGCTATCTCCAGATCCAGTGTCAGAATTGACtcaaattgtaggacacccagctggtgtcagagaattgccTGATGAGGTGAGGAATGCCTTCCCACCTCATCAAGCAATTTTTGATCGATGAGGTAGGATTGACATACAACCCACACACAGGGAATTGGTAACCAGAATCTTTAGATCCCCAAAATGGGAATTCTTAATTATTTACCTATACGGTTTATAAACTCTTTTATAAGGAAAAAACCAAAGAAGTCAACATATATCAACCACAAAATTTTGAATACTAAATACACACCACATTTGATACCCAAGTGCAAAACACAAATGGCCTTCCTCAGCTGTGGCTGATCTTTATAACCGGCACAGCCATTAGGCTGAAGACAATGGCAGATCTTTTACCTACACATGTGGTTTCCATGAAGGGATCCTTACTTAGAAAGAAGTCCGAGCGTTAGCTACCCAGAAGATGTTGTTGCTCTGAAAAGGGCAGTTGTGGTTCTCCCAGCTTTCTGGCATGCTTGCTTAAGAAAGAGCAATGGGCTGCAGCTGCCATCGTCCAGCAGGGGTGGCAGGAACTTCACTTGCATAAGCCAGTAGATTCTGAGAGGTAGGAGACACAAAATGTGAGGCTTATGAGGAAAACAGACTGTCAaggggaaaagaagcaaaattatcCTAGTGCACAAAACCTACTCCCCTAAGAGGAGTGCTATCAATGCAAAGATAATGTCTATAGCTATAAGGAATTTATTCCTTGTTTATGAGCCTTTAACATTTGCTTATATCTCAGTATTTCTCACAAACATGTAATATAGTTAATATGTATGCATCTGTCTTTCCACTGAACTCTGAGAACACAAATCCTCAGAATCTTGTATTTGAGTGGAACTGAATAAGCGGCACTTCCAATATGTATGCCAATTCATAAAATAggtaataataatgttaatttaCATAGGTTTTGGTTTAACTTTTCAAAAGACCTTAACAACTGGTTATGTAAGTGATCCCTCATTGAAATGGtgttaatttttttggctttgcGTATCTTACTTTCTCTGCTGaaacaaactgggaaaaaaaacagaagtatTAAAAAGTTACTAAGAAAAAATGTGCATCTCTGGATCAGTGTAGTCAAGGTAGAAAACTCATATAACACTGCATGTTAATCTGAATTAATATAAATCAGTAATTATAAACTGCAGTTGCACTTGAGCTAATCTTAATTATTCTGACCAAGTCAGAAAACTATATGATTCAACTATCTCAAGCAAAGTCATGGTTTTGATGTTTATTAGATTGAGAAGCCTATTTTTTACATCCAATGGAACCACTTTTGATATTAAATCTGCGCTAAAAAATAACTCTGTATAGCGTCATtgatttaaaatacaatataatgTGCTTAAAATTCTACTGAAACACTGAACAGTTTTTAAATACAAAACGTTAAGGTACATctaatatacataatacataaatcAGATAATTAACATTACTTAACAGAAGAGTTACAGTTAACATTGTCACGTGTTTGAATTTTAGGTATTGGAGTTGGAAACAGGGAAAAGACCCCATCATTTTGTGGGAAAATGACATCTTTTAATTAGGCTggaagtaatatatatatatttttaataaatttatttattttatttaattattggctgtgttaggtcttcgttgctgcgcacaggctttctctacttgcagcaagtGTGGGGGAGgcgctactcttagttgtggtgcacgggctctaggcacatgggcttcagtagttgtggcacgtgggctcaacggttgtgcctcacgggctctagagcacaggctcagtagttgtggcacatgggcttacttgctccgtgacatgtgggatcttcccagaccagggatcaaacccatgtcccctgcactggcaggcagattcttaaccactgcttcttaaccagggaagtcccaatatatattattattcatattttgatAGATAACTACAGGTTTCAAGAGCTAAAGTAAGCTTCAAAACACAAATGTGGCACTGAAGAAAATGGATATGGAAAATTTTAGTTatatcttcctcattcttttcctcTCAATCTCACCCAGCTCAGTAAATGGTAACTTTTCTAGCAGTTTAAGGCAAAAACTATGCAGTGATAGCTGATGCTTTGCCTTCTCTCACATCCAAACCTTGAGTAAATTCTGTTAGATCTGTCTTCAGAATACATCCAGAATGTTCTCATCAGCTTCCTTATCAGCTGTCATTCCTAGTTTGGATTATTACAATAATATTTAATCCTAAAGTTTTTATTGTTTCAATTGTTCATCCATCCCCATCCAACAACTACTAACAACAACCACTTAAACCAGACACTGTTTTGGGTACTTAAGTACACAGAGAATTGTCCCTTTGGCCTTTACAAAAGGAATACCTCTTAACCATCCTGAATTTATTATGATGTAGGACATAACTACCAGGGGACTAAACAGTCAGTAATGAGAAAATTAATGACTCAGTAAGGAATAATTTTCCAGCTGAGATTCCAAAGTTTTGCTTCTAAACCAGACTGGAGAACTGCTATGTCATTAAGCATATTCTGATAGATCACTGTCAGTAATGATTTTGGCATACAACActgaaggaataaaaagaattgaaTGACATTACTGTATAACATTTTGCTCCTCTCAACTTAAATGAACAAGATGTTTTGACCTTTACAtctctaaaactgaaaaagagaaaaagaatttacatTGAATTCTGTCAGATTACAGCAATAAGTAATACTCATCCATGAAAATGTTACCTAAATGATAAAGTAACCCAATCTCTTAAgaaatgtatttcaataaaagattactttttataatattcaaaattgtGACATTTATACGTTGATCAACTGTATACTAATAACAGTTGTAATGATAAAAAATTTCTGTTGACAATGTTGAGAACATTATGATCACAAGATATgcaataaatgtaaatgcatacttttttttGCTGCAGAAAAGAATGATAACCAATAAAACTTTCTTACCTAAAACCTTACTACCTAACAGTAGAATTTTGTAGGTCAGAGTTTCTCAATAACACagtactattgatattttgggctGGTTAATTCTTTGTTATTGGGAATTGCCTTATGCAATGTAGGATGTTTTGCAATAACCCTGGCCTCTTCCGACTAGATGCCAATAGCCCCTACCTCCTACTTATATGACACCGAAAATGTTTCCAGatactgccaaatgtcccctCCAACCCCACTGAGAGGCAATATTCCCTAATTGAGTACCACTGCTGTAAGGGATATAATAGCAACATAACGTAAAACTATCAAAGAactagttcatttttaaaaaatatatgatggGTATCAAAATACTATTTAATCCCATTGCATACATTTAAAAGAGTGAGCTATTGTAAAACTAGTTTTACAATGTATTGGAAATTACATTGTCATTATTTGAATTTACAGGAAGGAACTCTGGATGTTAGCTCGCAATCCATCAGCCAAAAGCATTCAGCAGTTTATAGGATAGGTGGATAACATACATTAACATTCATTTACAGATCTTTTCACAAACCCTAATATGTTACTTTAGAACACTCTTAGTTTATCTCATGTAGCTCtaagcctttttttccctcttcaggAATGTATTAAGTTCTTGAAGACTATCTTTCTTAGTAAAAGTCTAGAAAACTTAACTGATAAGAGTATCAGGGCTTTTAAACACGTAAAATATTTAGatacaaagcaaatatttttcaaaattcaaccTATATAGGCTAGTAACCTTTTTTATTTCCACTCTTCAAATGATGCCTATACAATTCCAAAGATTTGGAGGCTGAGAATAGTTTAAGAACTCCAAAGATCTTTTCTATACATAGAAACAGTACTTCCTTAATCCTGTTACTAGTCCCCTAAATAGTCTTCATTATGCCTCAATTCTCTCAGCTTTATCACTGGCAAAAATGCCAATGGAATCAttcattctaaataaaaatataaaaacgtATGTAgtgcttttattgttttaaagcaATTCCACATAAATTATCTAGCATTAACAGAACACATCTAAATGACAAGTAGAAAACATGTTAGGGATAAGACATGTGCAGTTTAGTAATAACTTGCCTGGTTTACAAttcagcagaggcagcagcagagTTGACATCTCTAGACCAAGCAACACCAGACTCTTTTCTTAGGAAATCCTCATTTGAGATATTCctcataattttacattttatgaagTTTTGGGATGCGTTGAAGGTAAGTTAACCCAAATTACTGCCAAAGCCTTCAAAAACTTCTTCGCTTTATCAGGCAATTTCTTAAGCAGTCACTTTGTACAGGTTTTGTACAGATTGGAAGACTAAATTGTGCAATTTGCTGTAgtcaatataatatttaaaagtcacttctatgttgaatatatttattaaactgtacaaaaggtttttttttctttttcaaagtttgaATTATTACATCATGAAGGTCAAAATACTGACTTCAACAGTACTTCTCAAGAGAATGGGTCTGCCTTTTATAATTAAACAGCTGTTGAGGACAACACAGAGAAATGAATTCGATAATCCAGTATAGATGTTTTCCATTAAGCTCCTTCAGAGTTGATTTATACATGTCAGTTTGTACACATGGGTCTTCCAAAAATCACTGTCCAATCCCTATCATTAACGCAATTAACACCCAGATATTTAATACCGCATCAGGAATCACCTGCCCATTAGAAAAATTACTAGTCCTCACTTTCATTATTCTAGCGCTAAAATTGAGAAGCATAATTGCATACTCTAGCTACTGTAAAGTCCGAGTCCCCTAAAACTTCTACCAAAACAAGGCGCTGTAGCTCAGCCTTTCCGAGGTATTCTTGCAGTCGTGGCGTGGATGTGAGCCAAGGTGCCCGCGTGGAGCAGCAGGCGGCCCCGCGTGCCCATTCCACAGCAACGCGCCGCGGCCCGCGGGGCAGGCCCGAgcccgggggaggggcgggggcgcccGCCCGCGCCTCAGGGATCCTCAGGAGAGGCGCCGGGACACTGACTTTCCCGAGATGAAGGAACAGGCTTCAGGGCCGGGCCGGGAAAGCTGGCGGGGAGCAAGCCAAGGGCTCGTCCCCGCTTCTTCGCGGTGGATAAGGCAGAACTCCCGGCGACACCAGGCCGCGTCAGTTCCCTCTTCATCCTGCTTTCCCCTTTCCTATCATGGTGCCTTGCGGACTTCGTTTTTTCCGTGTCCACTCAGGATAACTTAAGACGTCTCCACAGACGTGACCAACACCAAAGGTGAAGCCCCCACACGGTCCCGCCACAACTCACGCCTCCTCCCACGTTTTCTCCGCAGGCCCGCCCCCGAGCGACAGACGCGCGGGCCCAGGGGCACGCGAGCTCCCACCGTGGCCTCGCCTTGCCCCGCCCCCGGGCGCGCGCCCCCAACCGTATAAGgcgcggagggtggggggagcacgCCGCCCCACCCACCTTGCCGCCGCCCCGCCCACCTTGGCTCCTCGCCGCGTGCACCGGGCGGACGCAGAGGGTAGTAACAGGCTCCCTccgttcctttcttcttctcccccacccacctccccttaGAAGACTGTTTCCACAATGGCAAGAAACAGGCCCCAGGAAAAGTCAACAATCATAAAAGAGTAACTGCTATTAAAAGTAAATGCAGCCAGCAGCTCGAGTTAACCCCGCCTCCAAAAGCTCGAGCTCCGCCCCCATGGAGccgccccctctccccccacaaaGCCGCCCCCGAGAGCCCGCGCTTACGCTTTCCGGGCGGCGCGCGACGCGCTCGCTCCtccccgccagccccgccccctgaccccctccctccctcaggagAGCCAGCGCGCCACGACCCGGGGCGTGCGGAATCGCGGACGCGCTCATCCTTCCCACCTTCCTACACTGTCGCTACTTCTCGATGTGAGACATTCCAGCTTCTCTTCCCCTTCCGTGagtccctcctctcctctcctcagaAACCCCACTCGCCCCGCGGGCGGCCGCCGGCGCAGCAGCTCTCGTGCCCCCAGCGAGCAGAGCGCGTGCGCGCACACGGGCGGCCGCGGGCGCGCGGCCGTCGGGTCCCCGCgctccctcctcctcccgccgCCGCGGTATAACTTGACTGGCTCGGAGGAGGCGCCGCCAGAGTCGGAGGGCGGGGAGCACGCAGGAGGGAGCTCGAGAGTTGTGAAGACTAGTGACTGGGAGAAGTCGCAGCCTGCTCGGGTCGGCTCCTTCCCGCtccccgtctctctctctctctctctctctcacacacctactccgcctcctgccccagcccgcGCCTTCGCTCCTTCTCTCGCCCTGGGGCCCCTGCCCGTCGCTCTCCGGGTttcggcgcggcgggggcgcccCGGGGGTGCCCTCGCCCTCCGGGTGCGGGCGGACGGGCGGCGGGCGGGATGTGGCGCCTGGTGCCCCCGAAGCTGGGCCGCCTGTCCCGCTCGCTGAAGCTGGCGGCGCTGGGCAGCCTGTTGGTGCTCATGGTGCTGCACTCGCCGTCGCTGCTCGCCTCCTGGCAGCGCAACGAGCTGGCCGACCGGCGCTTCCTGCAGCTCAATAAGTGCCCGGCGTGCTTCGGCACGAGCTGGTGCCGCCGCTTCCTCAACGGGCAGGTGGTGTTCGAGGCGTGGGGCCGCCTGCGCCTGCTGGACTTCCTCAACGTGAAGAACGTCTACTTCGCGCAGTACGGCGAGCCCCGCGAGGGCGGCCGCCGCCGAGTGGTGCTCAAGCGCCTCGGCTCGCAGCGCGAGCTGGCGCAGCTCGACCAGAGCATCTGCAAGCGGGCCACCGGCCGGCCCCGCTGCGACCTGCTCCAGGCCATGCCCCGCACCGAGTTCGCGCGCCTCAACGGCGACGTGCGGCTGCTCACGCCCGAGGCGGTGGAGGGCTGGTCGGACCTGGTGCACTGCCCCTCGCAGCGCCTGCTCGACCGCCTGGTGCGCCGCTACGCCGAGACCAAGGACTCGGGCAGCTTCCTGCTCCGCAACCTCAAGGACTCGGAGCGTATGCAGCTGCTGCTGACCCTGGCCTTCAACCCCGAGCCGCTGGTGCTACAGGTAGGCGCGGAgcccgggcggggcggggagggggggcgtCCTGCCGGGAGGGCCGCCCGGGGAGCTGGAGTCGGGAGGAGCGGCCCCGCCTGCGCCCGGCGCAGGGTCTAGAcccggcgcggcgcggcgcggcgcggcacGGCCAGGCAGCGGGCGTGGGCAGGGGGTGGCCCTGGGGGGAGGCCCCCCGGGCGCTCTGCGGGGTCGCGGAGGGCGACTAGGCTGATGGAGAGTCTGCCCGCCTAGACGCGGGCGCATCTCGGATCTGACCGCGGATCCTTCAACGCCAGAGGGAGCGCGTCTTGTACGCTCCCAAGATGTCTCTCGGGCGAGTTTCTTTGGGCCCTCCTTTCTGCTTTGATCCGCCGGGGCTCGCGCTTCCACGGCGCACTCTGTTCACGATGCCCTGGACCTTTCTTAGTTCTTCTCAAGTGTTTCTGTACCGCGTTTGGTCTCCCCTTTAGTACCCCGCACGACTGGCCTAACTTCGGCCCCAGAGTCtgtctttgttttattccttACCTTATTCACCTGGCAGATCATTGGGGCAGCCAATGTGGGGACAGACTCGGGAGGGTGAGGTCAGAGAATGGGGACCGGGGTCCGGGGTGGGGCTAACCAGTGAGCCGTGCTTTGGATGGGattagaaagaggaagaaagtgagGCCCATTGGAGTTGGGGCTGCGAGGGTTTAAGGCCAAGACGGACATTTTCATCCTGATCCTGTGACCTGTTCTATTCATGTGGTAATTTGGCTGCAGGAAGATGAAGTGTTAGGCCAGggttagaaatgaggaaaagagagTCACCTATTTTCTAGTTGACTCATTGGTTCTCTCGTGACTTTATTTTGAAAGCAAATGAACCTTTAGGCGAATAGATTGGGATCTTTTTACTGGTGGtg contains:
- the DIPK2A gene encoding divergent protein kinase domain 2A isoform X1, producing the protein MWRLVPPKLGRLSRSLKLAALGSLLVLMVLHSPSLLASWQRNELADRRFLQLNKCPACFGTSWCRRFLNGQVVFEAWGRLRLLDFLNVKNVYFAQYGEPREGGRRRVVLKRLGSQRELAQLDQSICKRATGRPRCDLLQAMPRTEFARLNGDVRLLTPEAVEGWSDLVHCPSQRLLDRLVRRYAETKDSGSFLLRNLKDSERMQLLLTLAFNPEPLVLQSFPSDEGWPFAKYLGACGRMVAVNYVGEELWSYFNAPWEKRVDLAWQLMEIAEQLTNNDFEFALYLLDVSFDNFAVGPRDGKVIIVDAENVLVADKRLIRQNKPENWDVWYESKFDDCDKEACLSFSKEILCARATVDHNYYAVCQNLLSRHATWRGTSGGLLHDPPSEIAKDGRLEALLDECANPKKRYGRFQAAKELREYLAQLSNNVR